AATTCCACGTCATGATTCTGACGCCGGCCGCACTTGAACTTCGCGAGTCTTTGCCGCTGTAAGCACCCCCATAGGAACCAAATGCCCGAATCACCCCCGCTGCTCACTATCGTCCTGGAAGAGACAGGACTGCTCGACCGTGAATCCGCAATGTATCGACGCCTCATAGCTGCCCGTCTCCGGCTGGAGTCCCATTTCGCGGTCCGCCATATGGAGGAGCCTTTGACGACCGCCAGAATCGCCGGACTGTGCGCGGAGATACAAAGCAAGTACGTCATCTTCATGCGTACCTCACATCTGATCTCCGCCAATTACGTGGCCACCCTGTTCGAGTACCTCCGGACACGAACGGTGTATCTGGCGGAACCGGTGATGTACACCGGCGCCATCGCGAAGAATGTTGCCGGGACCCCGATCGACGATACGTACCAGTACAGCCGCGACACCGACGTCTTCGGCATTGCGTTCAACACCAAGAGGCTTGGTGATGCCCTGGAAGCACTCAAGGACGTGGATCGGTCGGCCATCTACATCAGCTACCGGCTTTATTGGTCCATCGCCAAGGTCAGACCCCTTACGACTGGCTTCTCGGTTGCCTCGGATACCAAGGCAGCCACCGGGCTGCCGATACCAAGTGAGGTCCAGCGTCTGGTTCCGCTTATTCCGTTTCATTCCAAAGAAATCCGTTTGCAGCTTCTGCGCTACGTTGCCTTGTTCCTGAGGGGAATCCGCGGACAAAAGGCGACATCGATCAGCCTCAGCCATCTCCGGGACGTGATTCGCGATTTCCAGCTCATCGAGCTCGTCGGCATGGTGGAGCAGCTTCAACCGTTCGAAGCAGCATGGATTCGTTGGCTGGATGACTCCCTGGTAAGCCGGCAGCTCTACAAGCAACTGAGCCACAAGGACGCCTATCTGGTTTTCAACGGTAAGCACGAGGAACGGACCGGGACCTCCCTGCACCTCTACGAACTGTTGTTCCAGGACGACATCCTGACCATCGAGAAGCAATATCTGGAACGCAGGCTCCGTCCCGGAAATGCCAGGCCGGGAAGCTACAACTTCTACAACCGGCCGATCGGACCATATTCAACCATCCTGTTCTTTGATCGGCCCCAACAAGCGGACGACAACGCCGAGCACCTGTACGAGTACTTCACAATAGAGCACCCGGAATTCGGCAACGCCTACTTCGCGATCAGTCCCAAGTCGCCCGATTGGCCACGGCTGGAAGCAAAGGGTTTCAAGCTCGTCCCGATCTTCACCAAGGAGTTTTACGAGATGTTCCTGGTGTCGGACCTGGTGGTTTCATCGCAGATCTACAGCATCAGGTATCGGGGAAAGTCTTTCGCGAACTCACGGTTCGTATATCTTCAACACGGAATCCAACTCAATGACATGTCCGACTGGGTGCTTTCCAAATACTTCGACGTTTTCGTGGCTACGGGTCGCATGGAAGCGGACTACATGGGCAGGCTTGCCCCCGTCGAGACGCTGAATTCAGGGCTGCCACGCTATGAGTCCCTGACGCGGGCAAACGAAGGGCAGCGGCACCTTCTTTTCATGCCGACCTGGCGCTTCAACCTTCACCAGTCATCCACCGAGCGTTTTGCCCAGTCGGGCTACTTTCGCGCCATCGACTCCTTTCTCTCCGACTCGGCACTGTTGTCCTTCCTGGCGGACACGGACCGGGTCCTGCACGTCAAACTGCATCCGAACGTGGAAAAGCGTGCCGGCCAGTTCAGGTTCTCCGAGCGCATTGTGCATTCCGGCCTGAGTTACAGGGAAGCAATCCGCTCTGCGGAATTGGTCATCACCGACTACAGCTCTGCCGCCCTGGACGCGGCCTTCATAGGAATCCCCATCGCCTACTACCACTGGGACGCAGCGGACTTCTTCCGCGACCAGCCCTATGAGAGCCGCCTTGATTACCTCGACGACGGCCTGGGACCCGTATTCAGTGACCAAGCCGGAATCGTGGACCACATCATCCATGAGCGCTTCGCAGCTGAGGACGTCACGTACACGCGGCGCCGCGAACGCTTCTTCGAAGGCGTGGAACCCCAACGCATTAACGAGAAAATTGTGGAGAGGATGCTTGGTCTCTGATGTCGAGGATTCATAGCTTCAAACGGAGCATCAGCATGGCCGGGAAAGCTGCGGCGTATTCGCCTGCTGGCCTGGAGTTTGCCAGGGCGCTCCTGGCGTCGAAGCCAGATTCGCCGGTTCGGCGAATGATCAAGGCAAAGGGCCTCGAAGGCCGGATCCGCAGGATCGCCTCAGAAAACCTTCCGCAAGGCATTTACTTTGCCAAACTGACCCTGGGGGACTGGAAAAGCTGGAACGGAAAGCCATTTCGGCTGTTCCAGGACGGTGCCTTGGTTTACGGAAACATGATCGAGCCGCCGGCCCGCGGCTTTCCCCTCGAATACCGGAACATCATGGTGACCTCGAATGATGTATCGCATTTCACGTTGGACATCGACGTGCCTTTCGAACTGAAAATAGGGCGTGGGGCTTTCACGACTCCTCAGCAACTGAGGTACGACGAGCAGTACGGCGTGGAACAGCATGGGGACGTTTTCTACTCCCGTCGGGGCAACACCACCACCCCGACGAAGATGCTCATTACCTTCCCCGGATTCGGCCCATCCACCACCCGTATCTCCTATGCAGTGAGTTACCTCAAGGACCTGAACGACGAGGACCTGAACGACACCCTGATGGTCTGTTTCCAGGACCGGTACTTGGCGGCAGGATCCTACATGATGGTCGACAACGCGGGCAGGGCGCTCTACGAACGCGTCCGGGATGCCATTGAAGGTTTGAGGAGTCGCTTCGCCATAGACCGGAGCCAGATGCTGTTTTTCGGGGCTTCCAAGGGCGGCGCCATCGCCATACAGTACGCGCGGGAGTATCCGGAGGCAGCCTTACTCCTCGCAGTTCCGCAGATGAACCTGCCCTACTACTTCACCAAACCCGCCTTCAAGGACAACCTCTTCCGTCACAATGCGTTGCGCGAACTGGAACAGCCGGAAGTCCGGCTCCGTCAGTACTTCAACGAAGGGCGCAGGATCCATTACTTCTACACAAATTCGGACGAATCCAGCAACCATTCCCTGATCGAACTGGCGAGCGATATACCGCATCTGGTGAAGTACCGCATCGACGGGCAGCATTCGGATGTGGCCCGGGCTGCGTTGCCGGCAATGCTGGGGCTTATCCGACGATTCCTGCGTGGTGGGGCAGACGAGCAGTTCACCTGCGAAGAGCTTCGGACCTTCCGCCACACAGGGAACGTTCAAGTGCAGGTCCGTGTGGATCCGGTGGCGTCCAAGGTTTCCGGAGCGAACTGGTTCATCCAAGGGCAGGCGGGGCGCACGCGTTTCCTGCAGTTGATGACCGAGCATTCGTACGACTTCGTCAAGTACACGACAGCGGAGCAGAGCCTGTTCCCGGCATACGATCCCATCGTGGACCTGGAACATGTCCGGGCGATACAGCCCAACGGCACAATCTGGACCGGATCCTTGCCCTCCCGTGTCAACCCGGGGACCCGGGTACCCAAACAGCAACTCCCCAACTGCGCGCTGTCCCTGGACGCCTCGACTGTCCAGGAATACGTGGTGCTGAACGGCGAATCCTTCGGCCGCTACAGATACCGGTGGCATCGACAGGTGGACGGTGCCGACACGCTGGAAATGCACTTCGTCCCTGAGCTCGGAAGCGGGACATCCGGACCGTTAGGTGGCGACCAGCGCGAACAAGCAGCCTCCACGGTGGAGGTTCAACCTATTGATGGTTGCTCCCTGGCGGATCTGTTCGCCTTACGGGTCCTGATCGCCACTGGCATGCGGCGGCTGCATGTCGTGATCCACGGAAAAACCCTCAAGGCGGACCTGGAGGCACTGGCCACGATGGACTGGGACGACGTCACCGTTGAACTGCATGAATCCAAGGTGGTGCTGGCTGGTGCAGCGCAACAATAAGCAGAATGGTGCGGACCCGGCGCCCAAGACACAGACTATCCGGGAGTACGGGGACGTCTCCGCGATCCGGAACAACGTGGTGCACCTGCAGGACACGCCTGGGTCGGAGTTCATCGGTTCAAGCGTTGAATTCGCGGGTACGGGAAATGTCCTCTTCGTCGAGGACGGTACACGGCTACGCAATTGCCGGCTGCGATTCATGGGCAATGATGCGGTCATCCACCTGCGAAAGTCCCATGGATTCCTCAGGCTGATTGCCACTGTCTTCGAAGAGTCTGTGTTCTACCTGGGCCCGGGTGCAACCTTCACCTCAGAAGCGCGCGTCCTACCCACCGAACGCAAACATGTGATTGTGGGCAGTGACGCAATGTTCTCCTCCCGGGTGGCCTTCCGGACGGCTGATCCCCACCTGATTTACTCAGTGCAGGACCGTCAACGCGTCAATCCCAGTCAATCCATTTGGGTCGGGGACCACGTGTGGTTGGGCGAAGACACCTTGTTACTGAAAGGCTCGCGTGTCGGCTCGGGGAGTATCCTCGCCGCCCGGGCATTGATCACCAAGAACGTCCCTTCCAACTCAACCGCTGCCGGCGTCCCCGGGAGGATTGTCAGCCGTGGGATTTTCTGGACCCGACCGTCCGTTCACGGCTTCACCGAAGCTCGGACGGCGCAGAGCCTCGTCCACGACGGGGACGACTTCATTTACTCAGCCGATGGGAATGTGGCGGACATGAAGCAGCTGGAGGATGAACTGGGGGCAGCTACGTCCGGGATCGGGAGGGCCGCCTGGTGTTTCCAACTGGATCAGTTGGAAGGCAAGAACCGCTTCTATATCGTGTAGCCCGGTTGCTGCCGCACCGCACCATGTGGGCGGCGCGGCAGGTGGTTAGCTGTGGGCGGCGAGGATGGTGGAGGCTTCCTGGCGGGTGGTGCCGGAGGACTCGATGTGGGCCAGGGCGGCCGGGATTGCCCAGCCCTTCTTGCGCATCGCGGTGGCCCAGAGACGCCCGGCCCGGTAGGAGGAACGGACCAGGGGCCCGGACATGACGCCAAGGAAACCGATCTCCTCGGCCTCGTGCTGGAGGTCCACGAACTCCTGCGGCTTGACCCACCGGTCCACCGGAAGGTGCCGCTCGGAGGGGCGCAGGTACTGGGTGATCGTGATCAGGTCACACCCGGCGGCGTGCAGGTCACGCAACGCCTCGGAAATCTCTTCACGGGTCTCACCCATGCCCAAGATCAGGTTGGACTTGGTCACCATGCCCAGATCCCGGCCCTGGGTGATGACATCCAAGGACCTCTCGTACCGGAACGCCGGCCGGATCCGCTTGAAAATCCTCGGCACGGTCTCGACGTTATGCGCGAACACCTCGGGCTTGGAATCGCAGATCGCCGCGATGTGCTCGGGCTTGCCGGAGAAGTCCGGGATCAGCAACTCCACCCCGGTGCCCGGGTTCAGTTCGTGGATCTTCCGCACCGTTTCGGCGTACAACCACACACCCTCATCGGCCAGGTCATCACGGGCCACACCGGTCACCGTGGCGTAGCGCAACTGCATGGCCTGCACCGAGCGGGCCACCTTCGTGGGCTCGAACATGTCCACCGGGGAGGGCTTACCGGTATCGATCTGGCAGAAATCACAGCGCCGTGTGCACTCGGACCCGCCGATCAGGAACGTCGCTTCCTTGTCTTCCCAGCACTCGAAAATGTTCGGGCACCCGGCCTCTTCACAGACCGTGTGCAACCCTTCCTTCTTCACCAGGTTCTTGAGCTGGACAAACTCAGGACCCATCTGGACCTTGGCCTTGATCCACTCAGGCTTACGTTCAACCGGTACCGCCGCGTTACGCTGCTCAACGCGCAGCAACTTACGGCCTTCAGGTGCCAAGGTCACTGGAGTGCTCCTTCGGGGGTGGAAACGAGTGCTTCTTCGTGCTTGCGGAATTCTTCCACGAAGCGGTCGACGATATCGGCCGGATTGATGGTCTGGCCGGTCTCCAGCGACATGGTGGTGACGCTGGCGTCGGTGATGCCGCAGGCGATGATCTGCGCGTACGGTGCCAGGTCATTGCTGCAGTTTATGGCCACGCCGTGCATGGTGACGCCGTCGAGTACACGGATGCCGATGGCCGCAATCTTGCGGTCCGGACCCTTTTCGTCGGCAAGGATCCAGACGCCGGCCCGGCCCTTAACGGTGACGGCGTTGATGCCGTAGTCCTTCATCACAGCGATCATGGTGGCCTCAAGCCGCTCAACGTAGTCGCGGATTCCAGCCCGGTTCTTGAGCTTGAGGATGGGATAGGCGATCAACTGTCCGGGCCCGTGCCAGGTCAATTTGCCACCTCGGTCCACGGGAACGACGGGAGTGCCATCAAAGGGACGCTCGTGATCCTCCGTGAGCTTGCCTGCCGTGTAGACGGCGGCATGCTCCAGAAGCAGTACGGTGCTGTTCTGCTCGCCCGCAACAACTTTGTTGTGGATCTCGCGCTGCAGGTCCCAGCCCTGCATGTAGTCAACGAAATCAGGGGCAAGACCCAGTTGTGAAAACTCAAGAGTCATGCGTTCAAGCTTAGACCCCGCAGCAGACTGGCCATGGTTTTGTGGTGAACCTCTCAGTCGTATCACGGCTGCTTGACCACGACCCGGTAGGGGCTGTGGATAACTTCTGCACCGATCCTCGCCGTCCGGTAGACCTTATCTATGGAAACTCTGGATTCTGCTGATACGCCTCCCCGCCTGCCGGGGTATCGGGCAAGCCGTCAACTGGGCAAGGGCGGGAGCTCTACGGTATGGCTGGCGAGGAGGGACTCAGACGGAGAGCAGTTTGCGGTCAAATGCGTCAAGGCGGCGGCTCACGATCGTGGTCCCGGGGATCCACACGGTGACATTTCGCATGAGGCCGGCGCCTTTCTTGGGGTGAAGCACAAGCACTTGGTTGGCATCCACGACGTCCTCCAGCTCGACACGGAAGTTCCGGGAGCCCGCGGTATTGTCATGGACTACGCCGCAGGGGGTTCGTTGGCGAACCTGGTATCCGGGCGCGGACGGCTCCGGGTGGGGGAGGCGGTAACGATTCTGGGTCCGCTTGCCCAAGCCTTGGACTACCTCCATTCCCAGGGCATGGTGCACGGGGACGTGTCGCCGGGGAACATCCTGTTCACGGCCGAAGGAATGCCCCTGCTGGCGGATTTCGGGATCACCGCCAGGGTAGGCGACGCCAAGCACCACCTGGACGTGGGAACGCCTGGGTTCACCGACCCTGTGGGCCTCGTTTCCGTGGGCCAGGAGGATGGGGCACTGCGGCCGGAACGCGACCTCTATTCCCTCGCGGCTGTCGGCTGGTTCTGCCTGACGGGTTCGGTCCCCGAACAGGCAATGGACCGTCCGCCCTTGTCATTCGTCGCCAGTGAAGTACCCCGCTCCCTCGCTGGCGCGTTGGAGGCCGCTTTGGATCCGGACCCCCGGATGAGGCCTTCAGCAAGGGAATTTTCGACCGCCGTTTTCCGCAGCGCGGCCCCGGAAGCAGTGGATCTTGCAGGGGCGGTGCACCCCTCGGTCATTCCCGACTTGCTGACGCGGCGTCAGTCCCTGGATCGAACACCGCGCCGAAGTGCCCGGTGGTTCGGGAATCGGCGCTCGGTCCTGTCCCTGGGGAAGGCTGTGCTCCCCAAGGCCTCCCAGACGCTGGGAAGGCACAAGACACGCAAAGCGTCGGCGGGCATCAAGGTAGCGGTGGTGCTGGGGGCCGGAATGCTGGTAGCAGTCACCGCGTGGGGCCTTTGGGGGCAGGGCCAACCATCGGTGCCGCTTTCCGGAGCGGTGAATGTGTCCGGTTCTGGCCTGCCTACGGACATCCCGGAGTCCTCTTTGCTCCCGGAGGGCCTTAATCGGGAGCTTCATTCCGATGACCTGGCCGTTGCCGTGCCGGCTTTGGCAGCTGTCCGGGACTTGGCGTTGCGCCAAGGCCACGTTGAGCTCTTGGCTGTGATCAACGCACCCGGTTCGCCAGCCGAAGCCGCTGACCGCCAAGTGGGGGAGCACCTTCGAACAGCCGGCACGGTATTCGCCGGCCTCGCGACAACCGTGACGGCCGTGACCATCCGGGAACCGCCACAGCCCGACCACGCGATGGTGGGAATCGTAGCCGCTACTTCCGCCTACGAGGAACGCCTGTCCTCAGGCTCGGTGGTCCGTTCGGAAGAGGCCGGGACGCCACAGGATCTCCGGTTGCATCTGGTGCGCCGGGACGGACGATGGCAGATCGTGGAGATTCTGGCCGGCGCCACAGGCTAAGAGCCGAAGCCGCCACCGTGAAGCGCTAGCGATCCCTTGCCGTTGTCAGCCATTCCATCGCTTCAGTAAGTGAGGGGTGCTGCCACTGGAAACCTGCGTTTGCCAGGCGGCTGGCGTCCATCTTTTGGTTCGCCAACACCAGTTCGTCCGCCAGCTTTCCGAGTACCAGCCGAAGTGCTGGCCGGGGCACCCGGCAGAACGCCGGCCTGTGGAAGGCTTTCGCCAGGTGAGACACAATGGTGTTCACGTCAGCGCTTTCCGGAGCGCAGACATTCACCGGTCCGTCGATGTCGGCCGTCAGGAGGTACGCCAAGGCGGCAGCTTCATCGGCCAGCGTGATCCAGGGCCAATACTGCCGCCCATTCCCAAAAGGTCCTCCGAGCCCGAGCTTCAGTAGCGGGAGCAGCGGCCCAAGTGCGCCACCGGACGGGCTGAGAACCACGCCGGTCCTCGGAGTGACGACCCGCACGCCCGGGGGCGCGGTCCTGGCAGCCCGCTCCCACTCCACGCAGAGGGGGCCTAGGACGCCGCCGCCGGGGCCTGAGCCCTCCCGGAGCGGGCCATCAGTCGTGGCGCCGTAGTAGCCGGATGCTGATTGGCTGATGAAAGTCGACGGCGGTTGGCTGAGTCGCTGCATGGCGTCAGTCAGGGTGCGGGTGGGTTGGAGCCGGGAATCCCGGAGCACTTCGATTCGCTGTTTCGTCCACGGACGGTCACCGATGCCTGCTCCCGAGAGGTTGACCACGGCGTCGACGCCGTCGAAGACCACTTCGTCCAACTCTCCCGCAGCGGGGTCCCACGTCCGCTCCGCTGCATTCCTGGCAGGTCGGCGGACCAGCCGGATGACGTCGTGGCCCTGGCCGGCCAGTTGCTCCGACAACGCCGTTCCGATCATTCCCGAGGCTCCGGACATCACGATTCGCATGACCCATCTCACCATGGCCAAGGCATGCGGGGGAAACGCCTGTCGATGCCCGGGACGGCGGGTGCCTCTTGACTATGATCGAACAATGACCTCCTCCAGCTACCTCCGTTTCCCGCATGTGCACGGCGATCTGGTCACCTTCGTGGCCGAAGACGACATCTGGGTCGCGCCCCTTTCAGGCGGCCGCGCCTGGCGGGTTTCCTCCCAACAATTGCCTGCCCGGAACCCAAAGTTCACCCCCGACGGCCAACGGCTGGTGTGGACGGTCGTCGTCGGAACGTCACCGGAAGTGGTGACGGCGGAGGTCGACGGCGGTGGGTACAGGCAGCTCAGTTACTTCGGGCACAGCACCACTAAGGTCAAGGGGTTCACTCCCGCGGGCGACGTCATTGTCACAAGTGCGTTCCAGCAGTCCGAAAGCCGCCACACGTACGCCTACAGCCTCCCGCTCGACGGTGGCTCCGCCGTCGAACTTCCTTTCGGTCCGGTTGAAGGTGTCGCTTATGGGCCGGAGGTGGGCGACGAGAAGCCAGTGGTGCTCGCCAGCGTCCTTTCCCGCGAGCCGGCTTGGTGGAAGCGGTATCGCGGCGGTACGGCGGGCAAGCTGTGGATCGATGCCGACGGGATCGGGGAATTCGAAAGGCTCCTCCCGGAGATCGAAGGCAACCTGACCGACCCACTGTGGCTCCAGGGGCGCATTGCCTTCCTCTCCGACCATGAGGGGTACGGAAACCTGTACTCCGTTTTGCCCGACGGTTCCGGACTGCGCCGCCATACCGATCACGAGGATTTCTACGTCCGCCATGCGAGCAGCGATGGTCAGAGGGTCGTCTTTGAGTCCGCCGGCGAACTGTGGATTCTTCCTTCGCTCGATGCCGATGTCGAGGCCACAAAGCTGGATATCACCCTCGGTTCGGCCTCTCCGGCACGCCGTGCAGCACCCCTGAAGGTATCCGCCCATCTTGGCGACGTCGTCCCGAACCTGACCGGGACTGCCAGCGCCGTTGAATCGCACGGCACCGTTCATTGGCTTCGGCACAAGGACGGTCCCTCACGCGTGGTGGAGGCTACTCCGGGCGTCCGTGCACGTTTGCCCCGCCCGCTGACAGACGGACGGATTGCCTACGTCGCGGACCATGGTGGGGTGGAGGCGCTCTACGTCAAGCGCATAGCCACACGCCTTTCGGCAGCAGTCGAGATGCCCAAGGCGGCCGTTGAGCCGGCCAAGCCCACAAACGACGCCGATCCGTTGCCGAAGCCGGTTTCCGCATCGAACGTCCTGGGGCACGGCAAGCCTTCTGAGGCCGTCGAAGCAGGCGCCGACGAGACGGCCAAGGCTGGATCGACGACCACCGCCGGCGATGCCGCCAATGCGGGCCAGTCCGCTGACACAGTGGGCGGTACAGAGGCAGCGGCAGCCCCCGCCGTCGAAGACACCGCCCTCCGGATCGAGTTTCCGGCGCTTACCCGGACAAGTGCGCTGGAGGCCAGTCCCGACGGTCGCTGGCTTGCGGTGGGCACTTCTTTTGGCGACGTCTTCGTTGCCGACACCTCCACCGGGACGCTGACCCGGCTCGTTAGCGTCGGAGAGGGGAGCATCGATGAGTTGTCGTGGTCTGCCGATTCGCAGTGGCTCGCATGGTCCGAACCGGTGACTTCGTTCGGTTCGCGGAGCAAGCTCCGGATCACCCGCCCCGGCGGGACGGAGTCCGGTATCGTCGACGTCACCGACGGCCGTTTCTGCGATACCTCGCCGCGATTCACTCCGGACGGAAAGTTCCTCGCTTTCCTGTCCAACAGAAGCTTTGACCCCGTCTACGACGGGCACTCCTTCGATCTCTCCTTCCCCAGCCCCATCAAGCCGTATTTGGTGGCGCTGGCGGCCGACACGCCGTCGCCGTTCGGTCCCTCGATCGACACCCTTGAGGATGCGCCCAGCACCCAAGAGAAATCCGACGACGGCGATGTCGCCGCGGTTCGCGTCGACGCCGATGGGCTGGCGCACCGTGTTATCACCGTCCCGGTTCCCCAAGGCAACTATTCCGACCTCGCTGTCGGCGACGGGGCACTCCTGTGGCTGGACACGGAACTCACGGGTGTCACCGGTGAAGGCAAGGGTACACCGCAGGACAAGAAGTCGGCGCCGTCCCTGGTGCGTTACGACCTCGGCAAGCGCAAGCAGACCACTCTTGTCACGGCAGTGGACAGCTACCGCCTATCGGGCGACCTCAGCAGGATTGTCTATGTCCTGGACAAGCAGGTCACTTCCGTCCCGGCGGACAGCAAAGTGGACGAGGATTCCGCCGATCTGGTGAAGGTGGAACTCAACAGGATCCGCGTCATCCTTGACCCCGTCGCTGCGTGGGGGCAGGCATTCGACGAGGCCTGGCGATTGCAGCGCGACTTCTTCTGGACCGCGGACATGGCCGGGCAGGACTGGGACTCCGTGTACAAGCGCTACCGCCCGATCGTGAACCGGCTCGGTACCCACGATGACCTGGTTGACCTGTTGTGGGAGATCCACGGTGAGCTGGGCACGTCCCACGCCTATGTGAAACCGGCAGCTGTCACGGAGGCCGGACGGAATGGACAGGGCCGGCTGGGCGCCGAATTGCAGTTCGGCAAGAAGGGCTGGGAGATCACCCGGATCCTGGCAGGGGAGTCCTCCGACCCGCTGGCCACTTCGCCCTTGACGCGTCCCGGTGCGGACGCGAAGGTGGGCGACGTGCTGTTGGCGATCGACGGCGTCGAACTTTCGGCTGCTCTAACACCTGCCATGCAGTTGGTGGGCGCCGCGGGCCGGACTGTGGAACTGACTCTTTTGAACGGCGACGGCCACGGCAAAGCAGCCGGACAGCAGCGTCGGGTGGCGGTGGTTCCTGTGCGCGACGAGGAAAGGCTGCGCTACCAGGATTGGGTCCGCGCCAACCGGCGCACCGTCCGGGAGGCGTCCGACGGTAAGTTCGGCTACCTTCACGTCCCGGACATGATGGCCAATGGTTGGGCACAGCTCCACCGGGACCTTGATACCGAAACCGCGCTGGACGGCCTGATCGTGGACGTGAGGCGCAACCGTGGTGGCCACACCTCTCAGTTGGTGGCCGAACTCATTGGCCGCAAGGTGACGGGATGGAGCATGCCACGAGGTGAAAAGCCCCGGACCTACCCGGACCACGCCCCGCGGGGACCGGTCATCATCCTGGCAGACGAATTTGCCGGGTCCGATGGCGACATCATCACGCAGGTCTCGAAGCTGCGCGGCATTGGTCCCGTTATCGGCACCCGGACCTGGGGTGGCGTAGTGGGCATCGACAACCGGTTCGCACTGGCAGACGGAACGGGCGTCACTCAGCCGCGTTACGCCACGTGGTTCAACGGGGGAATCGGGTGGGACGTGGAGAACCGCGGGGTCGAGCCCGACATTGAGGTCCTCTTCCCGCCGCACGCCTACGCCGCCGGTACGGATCCGCAGCTGGAATACGGCATCGGGGCGCTTAAGGAAATGATCCAGGAATTGCCTACCGATCGGCCTCCGCTGCGTGAAGGCTACCGGAAGGTGCGGCCGGCACCCTTGCCGTCGCGTCCGCAAGCGGGCTAGGGAGCAAATCCGAGCACAGAAGAGCCCCGTCGCCTCCCCGAGGGAAGTGACGGGGCTCTTCCGTTGTCCTGGTGTTTGAAGCGGAGCCTAGGCGGCGAGGGTGGCATCCAGGGTGATCTCAATGCTGGCCAGGGCGCCG
This Paenarthrobacter sp. GOM3 DNA region includes the following protein-coding sequences:
- a CDS encoding serine/threonine-protein kinase, whose product is METLDSADTPPRLPGYRASRQLGKGGSSTVWLARRDSDGEQFAVKCVKAAAHDRGPGDPHGDISHEAGAFLGVKHKHLVGIHDVLQLDTEVPGARGIVMDYAAGGSLANLVSGRGRLRVGEAVTILGPLAQALDYLHSQGMVHGDVSPGNILFTAEGMPLLADFGITARVGDAKHHLDVGTPGFTDPVGLVSVGQEDGALRPERDLYSLAAVGWFCLTGSVPEQAMDRPPLSFVASEVPRSLAGALEAALDPDPRMRPSAREFSTAVFRSAAPEAVDLAGAVHPSVIPDLLTRRQSLDRTPRRSARWFGNRRSVLSLGKAVLPKASQTLGRHKTRKASAGIKVAVVLGAGMLVAVTAWGLWGQGQPSVPLSGAVNVSGSGLPTDIPESSLLPEGLNRELHSDDLAVAVPALAAVRDLALRQGHVELLAVINAPGSPAEAADRQVGEHLRTAGTVFAGLATTVTAVTIREPPQPDHAMVGIVAATSAYEERLSSGSVVRSEEAGTPQDLRLHLVRRDGRWQIVEILAGATG
- the lipA gene encoding lipoyl synthase, whose product is MTLAPEGRKLLRVEQRNAAVPVERKPEWIKAKVQMGPEFVQLKNLVKKEGLHTVCEEAGCPNIFECWEDKEATFLIGGSECTRRCDFCQIDTGKPSPVDMFEPTKVARSVQAMQLRYATVTGVARDDLADEGVWLYAETVRKIHELNPGTGVELLIPDFSGKPEHIAAICDSKPEVFAHNVETVPRIFKRIRPAFRYERSLDVITQGRDLGMVTKSNLILGMGETREEISEALRDLHAAGCDLITITQYLRPSERHLPVDRWVKPQEFVDLQHEAEEIGFLGVMSGPLVRSSYRAGRLWATAMRKKGWAIPAALAHIESSGTTRQEASTILAAHS
- the lipB gene encoding lipoyl(octanoyl) transferase LipB, which produces MTLEFSQLGLAPDFVDYMQGWDLQREIHNKVVAGEQNSTVLLLEHAAVYTAGKLTEDHERPFDGTPVVPVDRGGKLTWHGPGQLIAYPILKLKNRAGIRDYVERLEATMIAVMKDYGINAVTVKGRAGVWILADEKGPDRKIAAIGIRVLDGVTMHGVAINCSNDLAPYAQIIACGITDASVTTMSLETGQTINPADIVDRFVEEFRKHEEALVSTPEGALQ
- a CDS encoding TIGR01777 family oxidoreductase — protein: MRIVMSGASGMIGTALSEQLAGQGHDVIRLVRRPARNAAERTWDPAAGELDEVVFDGVDAVVNLSGAGIGDRPWTKQRIEVLRDSRLQPTRTLTDAMQRLSQPPSTFISQSASGYYGATTDGPLREGSGPGGGVLGPLCVEWERAARTAPPGVRVVTPRTGVVLSPSGGALGPLLPLLKLGLGGPFGNGRQYWPWITLADEAAALAYLLTADIDGPVNVCAPESADVNTIVSHLAKAFHRPAFCRVPRPALRLVLGKLADELVLANQKMDASRLANAGFQWQHPSLTEAMEWLTTARDR
- a CDS encoding CDP-glycerol glycerophosphotransferase family protein, which gives rise to MPESPPLLTIVLEETGLLDRESAMYRRLIAARLRLESHFAVRHMEEPLTTARIAGLCAEIQSKYVIFMRTSHLISANYVATLFEYLRTRTVYLAEPVMYTGAIAKNVAGTPIDDTYQYSRDTDVFGIAFNTKRLGDALEALKDVDRSAIYISYRLYWSIAKVRPLTTGFSVASDTKAATGLPIPSEVQRLVPLIPFHSKEIRLQLLRYVALFLRGIRGQKATSISLSHLRDVIRDFQLIELVGMVEQLQPFEAAWIRWLDDSLVSRQLYKQLSHKDAYLVFNGKHEERTGTSLHLYELLFQDDILTIEKQYLERRLRPGNARPGSYNFYNRPIGPYSTILFFDRPQQADDNAEHLYEYFTIEHPEFGNAYFAISPKSPDWPRLEAKGFKLVPIFTKEFYEMFLVSDLVVSSQIYSIRYRGKSFANSRFVYLQHGIQLNDMSDWVLSKYFDVFVATGRMEADYMGRLAPVETLNSGLPRYESLTRANEGQRHLLFMPTWRFNLHQSSTERFAQSGYFRAIDSFLSDSALLSFLADTDRVLHVKLHPNVEKRAGQFRFSERIVHSGLSYREAIRSAELVITDYSSAALDAAFIGIPIAYYHWDAADFFRDQPYESRLDYLDDGLGPVFSDQAGIVDHIIHERFAAEDVTYTRRRERFFEGVEPQRINEKIVERMLGL